One part of the Procambarus clarkii isolate CNS0578487 unplaced genomic scaffold, FALCON_Pclarkii_2.0 HiC_scaffold_976, whole genome shotgun sequence genome encodes these proteins:
- the LOC138361889 gene encoding uncharacterized protein, whose translation MRSSLRHRNECDRKKLQGFIKIYNSENSEILSEKDAIEGILPWHNLLPHHSQNVSLAQKKKAVEDVELQKRSREEQQHTVQEMLHYLAYYKNKREILTEHTEELLCGIFPSYLSKDPNKYTIEEKHLSTKNKSGILALLKQGQKLCSDKLSDAKRLFGYQEEDVDVSEPYLELCDSEDDDDEDEDLLLN comes from the exons atgcgctcttcactccggcacagaaatgagtgtgataggaaaaagcttcaaggcttcataaaaatctacaatagtgaaaactctgaaattctcagtgaaaaggatgcaatagaaggtatcctgccatggcacaatttattgcctcatcatagccaaaatg tgtcccttgctcaaaaaaagaaggcagtagaagatgtggagcttcagaagagatccagagaagagcaacaacacactgttcaagaaatgctgcattatctcgcatattacaagaataagagagagattttaaccgaacatactgaagagttgttatgtggaatttttccttcatatctaagcaag gatcctaacaagtacactattgaagagaagcacctatcaaccaaaaataagagtggaatcttggctcttttgaagcaagggcaaaagttgtgttctgacaagctgagtgatgcaaagcgtttatttggataccaggaagaggatgttgatgtttctgagccctacctggagctttgtgacagtgaagatgatgatgatgaagatgaagatttactactaaactga